The genomic stretch GGCCGGCGATGAGCAGAACGGACTCCGCAAGATAGTGGTGCTCATCACTCAGGGCAAACTTAAGAAGAATGTTTTTGCCGAGACCTATCCGGTCTCGGCCTTAAAGGGTAGCCCGGTAAAGGAAAGATCCTACGAGCTGGAGATCCTGGCCGACAAGCTTGGGCTTAGGGAGGGAGAGGCCCAGGTGAGTATTCTGGCCTGGGATGGCTCCTGGAGCGGTGGGCTTAAAGGCAACCTGGTTGAGAAAAGCCAGAAGGTGCGAATAGACTTAACCCCGCCCCGAATCATCCCTCTTTCCTTCACCCACAATATTCGTCAGGGAGGGGCCAACCTGGTGGTCTTTAAGCTGGAAGAACCGGTAAGCCGCCAGGGAGTCGTCTTCGGAAAACATTTCTTTAAGGGCTATCCTACAGGAGATGGTGTTTACGTGTGTTATATCGCTCTGCCTTACAACCTCCGCAATCCCGGACGCCTGGCCATTCAGGCCCGCGATCTGGCCGGCAACGAAAGTGAGATCCCCTTAAACTTTCGGGCCCGGCCCATGAGATTCAAAAAGGATCGCATCAATATCTCCGATCGCTTTCTGACCCGTAAAATGCCGGAGTTTCTTCAGCGCTATCCTCAATATTCCTCGGACCGCCTAATTGAAGTCTTCCTTAAGGTAAATCGGGAGCTTCGGGCGGAAAACAACCGACAGATTAGAGAGATCTGCACCCAGTCTGTAGCCGAAAGACTCTGGAAGGGGGCCTTCCTGCGGCTTCCGCGCTCGGCCACCCGGTCAACCTTTGCTGACCATCGCTATTACTATTACCGGGGCCGCAAGATAGACGAACAGTACCACCTGGGGATAGACTTAGCCTCGGTAGCCCATGCCCCTGTTCCGGCGGCCAACACCGGCAAAGTGGTCTTCGCCAACTATCTGGGTATCTATGGCAATACCGTCATCATCGACCACGGCCAGGGTCTCTTTTCCATGTATTCTCACCTTAGCAGTCTCAATGTCTCCCCTGGTCAGAAGGTAAACAAGGGGGAGATTATCGGCCACACTGGCATGACCGGCCTGGCCGGAGGTGACCATCTCCACTACGCCATGCTGGTTCAGGGGATCTTTGTTGACCCTCTCCAGTGGTGGGATTCTCACTGGATAGACGTCCACATCGAGAGCAAACTTCAGGGAATCCATGGGGAAAATTAAACGTCTTCCCCAGGAGATAGCCCGAAAGATTGCCGCCGGCGAGGTAATCGAACGACCGGCCTCGGTGGTTAAGGAACTGGTGGAAAACGCCCTTGATGCCGGGGCCAGCAGAGTAGAGATAGATCTGGACAAGGGGGGTAAGGCCCTCATCAGGGTCCGTGACGACGGTCAGGGGATCCCGGCGGAGGATCTCCCCTTGGCCGTGGAACGGCACGCCACCAGCAAGATAGGCAGCGAGGCCGACCTGGAGGCCATAAGGACCCTGGGCTTTCGAGGTGAGGCCCTGGCGGCTATAGGGTCCGTCTCCCACCTTATCATCACCTCCAGACCACCAGAAAGCCCCCTTGGAGCCCGGGTTGAAGTCCGCTTCGGGCAAAAGAGTGAGGTTGTTGAGGCTGGCTGTCCCCAGGGCACCGTAGTCGAGGTGGCCGATCTTTTCGCCAACCTCCCGGCCCGGAGACGCTTTCTCAAAAGCGATCGGGCGGAGACCACCAGGATTCTGGAGACAGTGAAGGCCCTGTCTCTGGCCTGGGAGGGGGTCTCCTTCAGGCTAAAAGGCCAAGGGCGCCTCCTGCTTAACCTGCCTCGGGAGGATCTCCCCGACCGTCTGGGGCGTCTTCTTGGTCTTGGCAAAAAAGACTTCTTACCTCTTTCCCTGGAAAAAGAGGGGGTGAAACTCTTCGGGTTTCTTAGTCGGCCGGAGAAGGCCCGACATGATCCACGTAGTCTCTACTTCTATGTGCTTCGAAGGCCAGTAAAAAGTAGCCTTTTGGCCCGAGCCCTTAATGAGGCGACAAAGGGCTTTTTTATGAGCCGAAGCTATCCTGCCGGGGCCATTTTTCTTGACCTTCCCCCGGAAAGAATCGACGTCAATGTTCATCCGGCCAAACTGGAAGTTCGCTTCCGAACCGAAGGCCAGATCTTTTCCCTCCTTCATCAGGCTGTCCGTCAGGCCCTTTTAGAAAAGAGCCGCCTTAAGGCGGTTGAAACCCGGCCCTTCACCCCCCAGCTCGAGGATATCCCCTTAGAGGGAGCCCTGGAGTCCGCAGCTTCAAGCAAGGAAGCTCCCGTGGTGGCTGAGAGCACCTTTAACTATCACTCCCCCGGACCGCGTCCTTTAGGGCAGATCCTGGCTACCTACATTCTCTGTGAGGGAGACGAAGGACTGGTTATCTATGATCAGCACGCCCTTCATGAGCGCATCCTTTATGAAAAACTCCGGCGGGCGGTGAAGGAAAAGGGGCTGGCCGGAGAACCCCTTCTCTTTCCGGTCGTCTTTGAGGCCCAGGCCCCGATCATCGAAGCCGCCGAGGAGGCCCGGAGGTTTCTTCAGCGTTTGGGCATTGAGGCCCGCCCCTATGGGCCTGGACAGATAGCTGTCTATTCCTGGCCGCGGGGGTTCCTTAAGGAAGACATTCCCCGGGTGGTCAGCGATATTCTTGGCCGCCTATCCCAGGGGAGGATGCCAGAGGGCTCCCTGCTTCATGAGATCCTGGCCCTTCTGGCCTGTCGTGCGGCAGTTAAGGCCGGCGACCACCTGACCGAGGCCGAAATGACCGAGCTTTTGAAGGAGGCAGAGCGTTTCCCCTCTGACTACTGCCCTCACGGTCGCCCAACCTCAGCCTACCTGAAAAAGATGGATTTGGAGAGGCTCTTCAGACGGAAATGATCAGGGTTGTTGTCATCTGTGGCCCCACCGGAGTGGGTAAAACAGCCACGGCCATAAAGCTGGCCCGGGAGATAAAAGGAGAGATCGTAGGGGCAGACTCCCTTCAGATCTATCGCTACCTGGATATCGGCACGGCCAAACCAACGCCCGAAGAGCGAGCTCTGGTGCCCCACCATCTGATAGACATCCTTGAACCTCATCAACCCTTTGACGCCGCCAAGTTTGTGCACCTGGCCGATAAG from Thermosulfuriphilus ammonigenes encodes the following:
- the mutL gene encoding DNA mismatch repair endonuclease MutL; protein product: MGKIKRLPQEIARKIAAGEVIERPASVVKELVENALDAGASRVEIDLDKGGKALIRVRDDGQGIPAEDLPLAVERHATSKIGSEADLEAIRTLGFRGEALAAIGSVSHLIITSRPPESPLGARVEVRFGQKSEVVEAGCPQGTVVEVADLFANLPARRRFLKSDRAETTRILETVKALSLAWEGVSFRLKGQGRLLLNLPREDLPDRLGRLLGLGKKDFLPLSLEKEGVKLFGFLSRPEKARHDPRSLYFYVLRRPVKSSLLARALNEATKGFFMSRSYPAGAIFLDLPPERIDVNVHPAKLEVRFRTEGQIFSLLHQAVRQALLEKSRLKAVETRPFTPQLEDIPLEGALESAASSKEAPVVAESTFNYHSPGPRPLGQILATYILCEGDEGLVIYDQHALHERILYEKLRRAVKEKGLAGEPLLFPVVFEAQAPIIEAAEEARRFLQRLGIEARPYGPGQIAVYSWPRGFLKEDIPRVVSDILGRLSQGRMPEGSLLHEILALLACRAAVKAGDHLTEAEMTELLKEAERFPSDYCPHGRPTSAYLKKMDLERLFRRK
- a CDS encoding M23 family metallopeptidase — its product is MKRIFGFLLIILLLIVIAGTAAIFFFKFESTPPQVSAKIPQVAGKKFKISFQAGDEQNGLRKIVVLITQGKLKKNVFAETYPVSALKGSPVKERSYELEILADKLGLREGEAQVSILAWDGSWSGGLKGNLVEKSQKVRIDLTPPRIIPLSFTHNIRQGGANLVVFKLEEPVSRQGVVFGKHFFKGYPTGDGVYVCYIALPYNLRNPGRLAIQARDLAGNESEIPLNFRARPMRFKKDRINISDRFLTRKMPEFLQRYPQYSSDRLIEVFLKVNRELRAENNRQIREICTQSVAERLWKGAFLRLPRSATRSTFADHRYYYYRGRKIDEQYHLGIDLASVAHAPVPAANTGKVVFANYLGIYGNTVIIDHGQGLFSMYSHLSSLNVSPGQKVNKGEIIGHTGMTGLAGGDHLHYAMLVQGIFVDPLQWWDSHWIDVHIESKLQGIHGEN